A region of Streptomyces cinnamoneus DNA encodes the following proteins:
- the mca gene encoding mycothiol conjugate amidase Mca: MTEQLRMMAVHAHPDDESSKGAATMAKYVSEGVDVLVATCTGGERGSILNPKLQGDPYIEEHIHEVRAKEMAEARDILGVKQEWLGFVDSGLPEGDPLPPLPDGCFALQDVDEAAGELVKLIREFRPHVITTYDENGGYPHPDHIMTHKVSMVAFEAAGDPERYPDAGEPWQPLKLYYNQGFNRPRTQALHEALLERGMESPYGEWLERWHTMGRERTLTTYVPCGEFFEIRDKALIAHATQIDPDGGWFRVPLDLQREVWPTEEYELAKSLVDTSLPEDDLFAGIRNN, encoded by the coding sequence TTGACTGAGCAGCTGCGAATGATGGCCGTTCACGCCCACCCCGACGATGAGTCGAGCAAGGGCGCGGCCACGATGGCCAAGTACGTGTCCGAGGGGGTGGACGTGCTGGTCGCCACCTGCACGGGTGGTGAGCGTGGCTCCATCCTCAACCCCAAGCTCCAGGGTGACCCCTACATCGAGGAGCACATCCACGAGGTCCGCGCCAAGGAGATGGCCGAGGCCCGCGACATCCTGGGCGTCAAGCAGGAGTGGCTGGGCTTCGTCGACTCCGGCCTGCCCGAGGGCGACCCGCTGCCGCCGCTGCCGGACGGCTGCTTCGCGCTCCAGGACGTGGACGAGGCGGCGGGGGAGCTGGTGAAGCTGATCCGCGAGTTCCGGCCGCACGTGATCACCACGTACGACGAGAACGGCGGCTACCCCCACCCGGACCACATCATGACCCACAAGGTCTCGATGGTGGCCTTCGAGGCCGCCGGCGACCCGGAGCGCTACCCCGACGCCGGCGAGCCCTGGCAGCCCCTGAAGCTCTACTACAACCAGGGCTTCAACCGCCCGCGCACCCAGGCGCTGCACGAGGCCCTGCTGGAGCGCGGCATGGAGTCCCCGTACGGGGAGTGGCTGGAGCGCTGGCACACCATGGGCCGCGAGCGCACCCTGACCACCTATGTGCCCTGCGGTGAATTCTTCGAGATCCGCGACAAGGCGCTGATCGCCCACGCCACCCAGATCGACCCCGACGGCGGCTGGTTCCGGGTGCCGCTGGACCTCCAGCGCGAGGTCTGGCCCACCGAGGAGTACGAGCTGGCGAAGTCCCTCGTCGACACTTCCCTCCCCGAGGACGACCTCTTCGCGGGCATCCGCAACAATTGA
- a CDS encoding thioredoxin domain-containing protein, whose amino-acid sequence MPNRLAHETSPYLLQHADNPVDWWPWVPAAFDEARRRGVPVLLSVGYSSCHWCHVMAHESFEDAPTAAYLNEHFVAVKVDREERPDIDAVYMEAVQAATGQGGWPMTVFLTPDAEPFYFGTYFPPEPRHGMPSFRQVLEGVGAAWNDRRDEVGQVARRIVRDLSERTLAVDTTRAPGAEDLHAALLGLTRDFDAVRGGFGGAPKFPPAMTVEFLLRHHVRTGSEAALEMASATCEAMARGGIYDQLGGGFARYSVDASWVVPHFEKMLYDNALLCRAYAHLWRATGSELARRVALETADFMVRELRTAQGGFASALDADSDDGSGRHVEGAHYVWTPAQLREVLGEEDALLAAEYFGVTQEGTFEEGASVLRLPDTDRLWDAAKLASVRARLLAARDRRPRPGRDDKVVAAWNGLAVAALAETGAFFDRPDLVQAATDAADLIVRTHMDWHARLFRTSLDGVAGDHAGVLEDYADVAEGFLALSSVTGEGVWVDFAGLLLDTVLVHFTAPDGALYDTADDAEPLIRRPQDPTDNAAPSGWTAAAGALLAYAARTGSGAHREAAEKALGVVRTLGPKAPRFVSWGLAVAEALLDGPREVAVVGPGDHPATRELHRTALLSTAPGLAVAVGDPGSEEVPLLSGRTLLDGRPAAYVCRHFTCDAPTADPEVLAARLGGSGSGGPVG is encoded by the coding sequence ATGCCCAACCGCCTGGCCCACGAGACGTCCCCCTATCTCCTCCAGCACGCCGACAACCCCGTCGACTGGTGGCCGTGGGTCCCCGCCGCCTTCGACGAGGCGCGGCGGCGGGGTGTGCCCGTGCTGCTCAGCGTGGGCTACTCCAGCTGTCACTGGTGTCACGTGATGGCGCACGAGTCCTTCGAGGACGCGCCGACCGCCGCCTACCTCAACGAGCACTTCGTCGCGGTCAAGGTCGACCGCGAGGAGCGGCCCGACATCGACGCGGTCTACATGGAAGCCGTCCAGGCCGCCACCGGCCAGGGCGGCTGGCCCATGACCGTCTTCCTCACGCCCGACGCCGAGCCCTTCTACTTCGGCACCTATTTCCCGCCCGAGCCCCGGCACGGCATGCCCTCCTTCCGGCAGGTGCTGGAGGGGGTCGGCGCCGCCTGGAACGACCGGCGCGACGAGGTGGGCCAGGTCGCCCGGCGCATCGTGCGGGACCTGTCCGAGCGCACCCTCGCCGTCGACACCACCCGGGCGCCGGGCGCGGAGGACCTGCACGCCGCGCTCCTGGGCCTGACCCGCGACTTCGACGCGGTGCGGGGCGGCTTCGGCGGGGCGCCCAAGTTCCCGCCGGCCATGACGGTGGAGTTCCTGCTGCGCCACCACGTGCGCACCGGCTCGGAGGCCGCCCTGGAGATGGCGTCCGCCACCTGCGAGGCCATGGCGCGGGGCGGCATCTACGACCAGCTCGGCGGCGGCTTCGCCCGCTACTCGGTGGACGCCTCCTGGGTGGTGCCGCACTTCGAGAAGATGCTCTACGACAACGCCCTGCTGTGCCGGGCCTACGCCCACCTGTGGCGGGCCACCGGCTCGGAGCTCGCCCGCCGGGTGGCCCTGGAGACCGCCGACTTCATGGTGCGCGAACTGCGCACGGCGCAGGGCGGCTTCGCCTCCGCGCTGGACGCCGACAGCGACGACGGCAGCGGCCGGCACGTCGAGGGCGCCCACTACGTCTGGACGCCCGCTCAGCTGCGCGAGGTGCTGGGCGAGGAGGACGCGCTGCTGGCGGCCGAGTACTTCGGCGTCACCCAGGAGGGGACCTTCGAGGAGGGCGCCTCCGTGCTGCGGCTGCCGGACACCGACCGGCTGTGGGACGCGGCCAAGCTCGCCTCCGTACGGGCGCGGCTGCTGGCGGCGCGCGACCGGCGGCCGCGCCCGGGCCGGGACGACAAGGTGGTGGCGGCCTGGAACGGGCTGGCCGTGGCCGCGCTGGCCGAGACGGGTGCCTTCTTCGACCGTCCGGACCTGGTGCAGGCCGCCACGGACGCCGCCGACCTGATCGTCCGCACCCACATGGACTGGCACGCGCGGCTCTTCCGCACCTCGCTGGACGGCGTGGCGGGCGATCACGCGGGCGTGCTGGAGGACTACGCGGACGTCGCGGAGGGCTTCCTCGCCCTGTCGTCGGTCACCGGGGAGGGGGTCTGGGTCGACTTCGCGGGGCTGCTGCTGGACACCGTGCTGGTCCACTTCACCGCGCCCGACGGGGCGCTGTACGACACCGCGGACGACGCCGAGCCCCTCATCCGCCGGCCCCAGGACCCCACCGACAACGCCGCCCCCTCCGGCTGGACGGCCGCCGCGGGCGCCCTCCTCGCGTACGCCGCCCGCACCGGCAGCGGTGCGCACCGGGAGGCCGCCGAGAAGGCGCTGGGCGTCGTGCGGACGCTGGGACCGAAGGCGCCGCGCTTCGTCAGCTGGGGGCTGGCGGTGGCCGAGGCGCTGCTGGACGGGCCGCGCGAGGTCGCGGTCGTGGGGCCCGGTGACCACCCCGCCACCCGCGAGCTGCACCGCACGGCCCTGCTGTCCACCGCGCCCGGGCTGGCCGTCGCCGTGGGCGACCCGGGATCCGAGGAGGTGCCGCTGCTGTCCGGCCGGACGCTGCTCGACGGCCGTCCGGCCGCCTATGTCTGCCGGCACTTCACCTGCGACGCCCCGACGGCCGACCCGGAGGTCCTCGCCGCGCGGCTGGGCGGCTCCGGTTCCGGCGGCCCGGTCGGCTGA
- a CDS encoding TetR/AcrR family transcriptional regulator — MLTMASAQTSPTAQPGSRLGLRERKKIQTRQAIRRAAYRLFAEHGYDSTSVDRIAEAADVSPSTVFRYFPTKEDIVLTDEYDPVLEAAIRARPAQESPVEAIRQGVLDSMRQIIEHDLVELRERTRLVRDVPALRGRSAEGMGESARMLCKVLAERTGRDADDLELRIVITAVLASMQEAMMYWVEQGQTEDVVALIDRTLDVLGRGLTL; from the coding sequence ATGTTGACCATGGCCTCAGCACAGACGTCCCCCACCGCACAGCCCGGTTCCAGACTCGGGCTGCGCGAGCGGAAGAAGATCCAGACCCGTCAGGCGATCCGCCGCGCCGCCTACCGGCTCTTCGCGGAGCACGGCTACGACAGCACCTCCGTCGACCGGATCGCCGAGGCCGCCGACGTCTCCCCCAGCACCGTCTTCCGCTACTTCCCCACCAAGGAGGACATCGTGCTCACGGACGAGTACGACCCGGTGCTGGAAGCCGCGATCCGTGCCCGCCCCGCGCAGGAGTCGCCGGTCGAGGCCATCCGGCAGGGCGTCCTCGACTCGATGCGGCAGATCATCGAGCACGACCTCGTCGAGCTGCGCGAGCGCACCCGGCTCGTCCGCGACGTGCCCGCGCTGCGCGGCCGGTCGGCCGAGGGCATGGGCGAGTCCGCCCGCATGCTCTGCAAGGTCCTGGCCGAGCGCACCGGCCGCGACGCCGACGACCTCGAACTGCGCATCGTCATCACCGCGGTCCTCGCCTCGATGCAGGAGGCGATGATGTACTGGGTCGAGCAGGGCCAGACCGAGGACGTCGTCGCCCTCATCGACCGCACCCTGGACGTGCTGGGCCGCGGCCTGACCCTCTGA